GAGCTGGTTTCTTTTTGTCTTTTGAGCATGCCAGGTGCCCTCTTGTGAGGTTATAATTGTGCCTGCTCCTGAATGTCCACCCAGCTCATATATATGCAATTGGCTTAGATAGGATGTCGAGGACAGAAAACTAGGAGCCTCTGATCATGGTCATTACaacagaggaagtaaaaaaatcAGTGGTTATGTGGCACACCCTGATTTAAGCACAAGCACTCATTAAACTTGTGCATTGTGCATTACAAAGGCATTGCTGAATGCTTCATGAAGGCAGGCTGTGGAAAAAGGTTAAACGTTTGTAAATTCCTGGAATACCCCTAAAAGGAAGTCCTTGTCTTCCCTCTTTTCCCACTTGTGGAGTTCTGAACTGTATTTCTAGATTGCACCCCAAAGACGCCTTCTATAGCATCAACTGATTAATCTATGGCAAGATACAGAattattaaaatcaatgtcatATCTAGCAGACAAGGGAGTGCGGGAAGATAAATTTTCTATGTGTGAGATAATAGGCCAGAATCAGAAGCTCAGAACCAGAAGTGGCATCACAACAATCCAGGTTACAACAGAAGATCAGCAAATGTATGCAGCAGAGTGGATCATAGATCTGTTGGAACCTCGTGCAGGCAGCCACCAAGGTTGCCAACCATCAGCGACAGCCTGTAAAAATACCAGGCTTCTGATCAGTGTtcaaagcgtaaaaaaaaaaaaccgtgttGGTGCTTTTTTCACTAGATTGTTTTAActaaattattaaaggggttgtcccgaggcaaaacatcaaaattttaaattagcatattccccctgtcaccccccagcataaaatagcattttaaagcggtttttaaaccgcttgctactcaccgatgtgatgaaagatgaacttataaaattcttctcccaagatggccaccggtcttTTCCCAGGCactttctcccatggtgcaccgcgggtcttctcccatggtgcaccatgggctctgtacgttccattgccgattccagcctcctgatttgctggaatcggcacacgtgacggggcggagctacgcgatgacgcgtagaagagggaggagccagaacgccactcgtgcccggactgaccagaagagagaagacccttctgcgcaagcgcatctaatcgggcgattagacgctgaaattagacggatccatggagacgaggacgccagcgcagggaaggtaagtgaataacttctgtatggctcatatttaatgcacgatgtatattacaaagtgcattaatatggccatacagaactgtataaccccacttgttttcgtgagacaacccctttaaagctgtcgTTATCAAAAATGTAGAGTTTACCATGTTCATATAAGTATTCTGAAATACTGCAGAGACGGATGtcatttattgtaatttttttggcTTTCCAATTTCTCTGTAAAAATCTTTGGCTGTCTGTGATGTTTGGCAAAAAAAGAAgatgaaaaaaagaatttggcAAATGTATGTTTAACTGAGCTCGAACATGGAGAAGCAATGGAGGATGTGATATCCAATCAAATATTACATTCAGCAGCCATAAGCAACATTGCTGCTTGCTGATAATTATCACAATCCCCCCAAGATTCTTTGCTCCTCCCCTAACTTTTTAGGTAGTCACTgaatccaatccactgtctgacgtctaaagacattatgatttaattctgtacagctccgatgttggaaggcgtccgtcggggttctcttactgtatattgccagcctctctgctgtcggagcctatccaacgcgtcacctcatgcagtactggctttagccagcatacagagtagttgtataacagcagaaaaagagtgagccccctaggaaaactaggatacaaattggattgaaaagggttaatattctTCCTGTCTGccttcaaaaaataataaaaaacataaaaaattctAACGTACAGCATACTGTACAAATGGCACTAAACTTTCTAAACATAGAAATATTTAAAGTCTTAATAAACATCACATGAAGATCATATTTGTAACTCACTCCCAAAAATATTGCAGTTGTTAGAAAGAAACACTGAAATATTTAATTGCCAAAATAGTGCAATAAATAACACACATTAGCATTTCAACCAAAGTTTAATGGGTTTAACTGTAACAACCGGTAATAAAGCATAAAATGAAAAGATTTCATCCACAGTGTTCAATCACAGTGTTTAATTAAGTTTGTCTTGTGCATTAAACTTTTAAGATTATGGTAAAAAATGGGCTCGATATAGAAAGAAAATAGAGGTAGTAAAATACTGTACCATAAAGACAAAACAAACATAAATGCAAGACAGATGTCCTTAGTGATATTCCCATAGATTTAACACATAAAATCTTAAAATAAATAGGCCATAAAAATTGCCTTTAGATTATGGGAACATTATGCTTCTGTTTGATATAAAATAGAGGACATTCAAAAACACCAATTGACTTGAATATTGCCTGACAGAAATAGTAAAATATAAAGAGCCTTTCACATTTAATTTGCCATTTGCATTTCACATACTTGAAAAAAAGTAGTCCATAAGTGAAATAGACCAGTTGGCATTCAACTGAAATGTCTTTCTTCCATAAGGAAGGCAGCAAATGAATATTTTATTGGTTCAATGTCTCAGTAGTCCAAACACTTATGCTTTTAATAATTAGCCATTCATTTTGATTCTTAGTCACTAAAATTCGGATGCAGTCAATATTAAAAAGAACTTTACGGTCTatattgtccatttcaaagtttCCATTCATGAAGTCCCCTAACCTCAGGTAAGTGGTACATTTTTTGTTCTTCTTAGTCCCAACTAATCGTTCTCCAACCTCCAGAGTCCCATGGTGTAGAATATCATTTTGACGATCTTCTGTTCCTGTGCTGACTTTGATTTTGCTAATTTTGATAGGTTTCTCAAACACAATGTGATAAAAGTCACCACTAGAAGGTGGCTTGGCCCAAAAATATTCTTCAGCACTACTATAAGCCCTATTAACCTCATAATTTTCAAATGTATTCATATTTGTGCTAAGAATTGCAGAAGGGTTATCAGGTATATCAAGCAAGTCCTCTTCAAAATCATCATCCTTCAGTTTGTTCTCAGCACCTTTATAGGAGGAATAATATCCCATATGTTGAAAAAGAGATGGCTTAAACCGAATTGCTTCTTTTTGGGCTAGCAGGCCTCTAAAATGaatcagcaaccaatcacaaggcaTTTCCTGGTAGAACATAAGTAGAAAATGGGCTAGTCGCGGTAAATCATGGGTATGATAAAGTTTACCAATATATCCTAGTTTAGAAAACTCCAAGGTCACCCAATTTGATCCTTTCCTGgaatttattacttttttaattgTTGTAAAGAAATTCTTGGCACATCTAACATCATCTTCAAGCATTAAATAATAATCTGAgagatttgcacaaaaatttagTAGGAAAGCATAGTCAACATTCTGTTTAGATCTAAATTTCACCCGGGCATCCGGATCATTATAATTTCTTTTCAAGCCTTCTAATACAGGATAGTACTGTACAGGAGTATGGATAATTGCCAATCTTCCTGCAATAATATGATGGGAGAATTTTCTTGATATATCCTGTACAATGCTTTCACACCAGGTTAGGTCAAAATCGGCTAAATGAACAACTACAGCTATCTCTTTCAGTTCTTCATAGCTTGACTGTTCAAATATAGACTTGATAGTTTCAAGCAAATAATTTCCTTTCTTCCTTTTCACAGATGATAGTCCAATTGTTAGAAAACCTACAAAAAGAAAGGACTGTGAGTATTCAtactgttctttttattttttttatataacaaAGCAAAGCACTGTGCTTCACTTGTTATACAATTGCTTGGATGGCTGAGACCATGTTCTAAAGATTTAACCTCTTGAGGATGACATATATTCAGAGATTTTTATGCACAGctctaatttaatttaatttaataatCTAGTACTTACCATCAAAAGAGGACAATTTCTAGTGCTGCAATCAAATCTGGGAGCCACTAAATCTCAATATTGATTAATTGCAATACATTGTTGATAGGTTTTCATTTTGGTCTTGGTATAGTTGCTGGACAGTGGGCAAAAATGAATTGttctataaaataaaaattgtttctcTTTGATGTATCTTTTTAATCTaaattaaggctctgttcacatcacagttttagttttttttggtgTATATGAGGGGAAATTCTCTtgacatacactgtatacagaacATGAAGCCTTAGGTGactcataaggtctctcttccccatatgagGAAATCAGTACTGTAAATGAAGCATTGTAGTTAGGGGGGggatacatttcctttaacaAATTTGGAACATCTTACTTCAGCGTGCTTTATGTTAAGACAGTGTTAGGGAGCACCCCTGCCTGGATAAATCATGGCCTATATGCTTCTATACAGGGTCTGTGCAAAAAGTTAGAATTTTTAATAAACAAATATACAACGCATATCAAAAGTCTACactcccctgttaaaatgccatgtttttgtcatgttaaaaaatcaaaGATGAATTTTTTCATATTTATTTCACCCTCAATGTGactcattatctgtacaattccattggaaaacaaaatgaaataatttaaggtggaaaaataaaaataactaaactaaaataatgtggttgcataagtgtgaacaccgtgttatatttggggatgtggttgtgttcagaattcaccaatcacatttaaactcatgctaaatagtagtcagcactccgctgccattattcaAAGTGAGTCTCATTTAcctcatataaagttcagctctttagattttcctgacattttcttagctgCAAAAGCCGTAAAAAGCTAACAGCACATCAAAGGAATTTAATTGTTGAaatgtatcagtcaggagaaagggaccaaaacatttctaaggcattacatataccatggaacacagtgaagacggtcatcaAGAAATGGATTtgatttggcacaacagtgacaataCTAAGAACTAGATGTTTCTCAAAACACTGGTTGTGTAGTGTATGTGACAACTATCCCCCATAGTCTTCATATGtttgggctgtggggtaggggggcaAGATAAAAGCCTTTTCTAAGgctttagtcacacgggcgtttttccccgcgatttgcggTTCGCAtcacggatgcgcatccgcaaatcgcgtgaccagggccgaaaaatcgcccgaaaaaactgctcctagccgcgtttcaatagaaacgggccggagctgtccagcgcattgaattcaatggagccggcaatacagccggctccattgaaagcaatgggctgaggGCGAtatcacgatgaattttcgggaagggcttaaaaatataagcccttcccggaaattcatccagaaatgtgtaaaaacaaaaaaatatatatatagtcaccttgtcctggcagacgaagttcagccgcggacggccggcagttctcctgaactgctctgagtagtattcagcagccggggatttaaaatccccgcctgctgaatgagctgcctatgattggtcacagcctcaccaatcagaggcagctctcactcatgaatgggtgagtgagtgctgcctctgattggctcagcgcagggaccaatcaggggcagctctcagctgaatgacagtgtATCCGagagaacgtgttatggtctgatgagaccaagttTAAAATTTTaatccataattccaaaaggcatgtttggcataaagccaacactgtgcatcaccaaaagaacaccatacccacaCTAATAGGTTATGGGGAGGCGccttgatgtattttttatataaaaaagtaTATAACTATAGCaatagttaaccccttcccgctcctggacgtacctggtacgtcatggtagcgggatacttcccgcaacatgacgtacctggtacgtcatgtcattaaagtgtcgccgcggtgacaatcgctgcgacacagcagtgatgtctgctgacatagtcagcagacaagtgctgcgtccgggctggggaccaatcagagcggtccctcccccacgatcgctgtgattggtcagggaaaaactccctgaccaatcacagcacggcagcagacttcgcgctgtttacagtagcggctctgtctgcaagcaccgcagtgtatTTCCtggtgcttgtagagagcacgtgTGTTACATCTGTGTGATAAaaagagcgattagtgtgtagattaggcagggagtgagtgtagtgtagtggagtgtagtgtagtgtagtggagtgtagtgtagtggagtggagttagtgatcagtgtagtggagaggagttagtcatcagtgtggtgtagtggagtgagtgttagtgatcagtgtggtgtagtgtagtgagtgtagtgagtgattgatcaggcagtgtagtgtagtgagtgtagtgagtgattgatcaggcagtgtagtgtagcagagtggagtgagtgatcagaagtgcagtgtagtgtagtgagtgagggatctgtagtgtgtgatcagaagtgtagtgagtgagctgtagcgtgcgatcagcagtgtagtgtagcgcagcgtgtagtcagtgtatcccttggtgtaaaaaaaaaaaaaaaagttcctgttgttcccatttcattACCTGTCCcatcacccgttattagttagtgtagcgtttagttagtccgtctagtgtgtagcgtgtcgttagtccgtgtactgtcagtgtattcgtctgtgtaaaaaaaaccccaaaaaaacaaaaaaagttcctgttgttcccatttcgttacctgtcccgtcacccgtcattagttagtgtagcgtgtcgttagtccatctagtgtgtagtgtgtcgttagtccgtgttgtgtcagtgtattcgtctgtgtaaaaaaaaaaaaaagaaaaaaaaaaaaacacttacgtgaatacaccacataagtttccgtgttctttccgacccccgtcccgtggtcaccccatcccgcagtgtcccatctaataaaactttttccccgtgtgccccattttatataaatatggcccgcaggaggtacacttcagaggaactgtatgcaatcattgcatcagactcggactcaggtagtggtgatgacgaccccacttttttggcattctccgactcctcatcctcatcctcatccagcgagtctgagctccctgcacccccgagaaggcgtccaaggactgccactgaccccaatgcatcagatgctcactggagtaccccggaagattacagaccccagatccctgattttattgggaacccagggattcaatttgacacggaagggctcagagggaaggacttcttcaagttttttttttctgaagagttcattgcccatattgttacccagacgaatttgtacgcccagaattttatagaagaaaatcccacctccagctatgccagacccgataagtggacccctgtggatgcaccagagataaaaaaatttggggggcttatactaaccatggggctaataaagaagccaacaatcagggcgtactggtctaccgatattttgtaccacaccccaatgttccgcatggcgatgtcgaggacgcgctttgagtgtattttaaaatttctgcactacaatgacaaccagctgtgtccccccagcgatcaccccaattacgatcggttgtataagatcaggcccgtaatagaccattttaacgccaagtttgcccaggcgtatgccccacagataaacattgcagtagacgagtccctggtacacttcaaggggaggctaaaattccgccagtacctgcccagtaagcgggcacggtatggtgtgaagttgtacaagctgtgcgaaagtacatcagggtacacccacaagttccgtatttacgaggggaaggacactaaaattgagcccccagaatgcccccctgtgctgggagtaacagggaaaatagtgtgggaactggtgcacccactattagaccagggttaccatctgtacctggataacttttataccagtgtccccctgtttcagtgcctcgcttccagaggaacagtggcatgtggcactgttcggaaaaatcaaaaaagcctccctaagacgctgcttgggcaactgctcagaaggggtgagagccgggcccaatgcagcgacaatgtattgtgcgttaaatataaggacaagagggatgtccttatgttgacgacaatacacggccacagcagtaccccctgcccagtacgaggtaccagtgcagagacccccaaaccagactgcgtcctcgactataataagtacatgggaggggtcgatctatcagaccaggtactggagccctatagagccatgcggaaaacacgggtgtggtacaaaaaactggccgtgcacctcgtacagatggcactgtataatgcctatgtgctgttccgaggtgcaggccacagggggacattcgttgaatttcaagaggaagttatcaaggacctaatatttggggaccaggaggtgggggagaggcccagtacttctggaagcgaggccacaagaattgtaccagggcagcattttctcagtgaaattccctccactgcgacgaagggaaggacccaaaagaggtgcagagtgtgctacaaacaggggataagaaaagacaccatataccagtgtgaaacgtgccccacacaacccggcctctgtataaatgagtgttttaagatctaccacacgtccctgaaattttaatttttttattgccctgacgttttaccctgatgtacttcgcacagcttgtacataaagccacatgctaagtccttcccttctgagccctgcgccctaaaaacagtttagattcacatatggggcatttccctgttgggtaacatcatgggttacgttttctccttctgcccctggtaaaaaataaaaatctgggcctaaactgagcattattggaaaaatgtgaatttttcgttctcaactcaaattgttaaaaaaaattcctcaaatacctgtgggttcaaaccgctcactacaccccttaaaaaattccctgagaggtgtagtttccaaaatggggtcagttgttgggggtctcaaatgcactggtacctcaggggcactgcaaacactacatggggtctgaaaattattccagcaaaatctgcattcaaaaaaagcgctcctttctttctgagccctgccatgtgcccaaacaacagtttacatccacatatggggcatt
The nucleotide sequence above comes from Eleutherodactylus coqui strain aEleCoq1 chromosome 2, aEleCoq1.hap1, whole genome shotgun sequence. Encoded proteins:
- the MGAT4C gene encoding alpha-1,3-mannosyl-glycoprotein 4-beta-N-acetylglucosaminyltransferase C; its protein translation is MATGTPATEQEIYVFIHTTTKSKYLDKMRCFRKRSALPVLGVLIFCLLFMNLYIEDEYVVEEDKRLRDASTHQLNSDSYGNTVREFSNFSSINVTYQILAGIPIARKRFLTIGLSSVKRKKGNYLLETIKSIFEQSSYEELKEIAVVVHLADFDLTWCESIVQDISRKFSHHIIAGRLAIIHTPVQYYPVLEGLKRNYNDPDARVKFRSKQNVDYAFLLNFCANLSDYYLMLEDDVRCAKNFFTTIKKVINSRKGSNWVTLEFSKLGYIGKLYHTHDLPRLAHFLLMFYQEMPCDWLLIHFRGLLAQKEAIRFKPSLFQHMGYYSSYKGAENKLKDDDFEEDLLDIPDNPSAILSTNMNTFENYEVNRAYSSAEEYFWAKPPSSGDFYHIVFEKPIKISKIKVSTGTEDRQNDILHHGTLEVGERLVGTKKNKKCTTYLRLGDFMNGNFEMDNIDRKVLFNIDCIRILVTKNQNEWLIIKSISVWTTETLNQ